A window of Bacteroidota bacterium genomic DNA:
TAACAAAAACATTCAACAGAGTTTACCAAAATCAAAAAGAGAAATGAAATTAAATAACATTCGGGGCGGTGCAATGCGTGGAAACAGGGGAAGACCCCCCACGAAGCCGGCCGTTTTAAAAGATGGGTTTTATTTTGAAGTTCGCAACAGGGCAACCGACCCGGGTACAGGAGTAAAAATCTGGAAAAGTACCAATGCCGAAATGCTTGACGCAGTGGCGGAATACCGAAAAACCAAATTAGTGGTTATTCTAGGAGCGTATAAAAATGGCAAGCCCATTGCTCAGCGAAAAAAAGCTGCCTGATATTTTTTAAGTTCCGATTATACTTTGCCCCTTCCTTTATTTTTAGGACTTACGCATTTTCGTCACTAAAACATTAATGGTAAAACTTTCACATCGCTCCGCTTTGAGAGAATCTGTATCTCATCGAACTACCGAAACATTCCCCCTTCTGTCAATCTTAGTACCTGAAATCATTTCGGCTTTCATGCGGTAAACAAACACTGCGCTGCCTTCTTCTCCTTTTAATAATCCGCGTGTATAAGAGCCATCCCACTTGAAGTCGGTGTTAGTGGATTCAAAAACTTTTTCTCCCCACCTATCCCAGATAGAAATTTTTAAATCTTTAACGCAGGCGAGGTTGTTTATGTAAATGCGCCATTCATCATCTTCCCCGTCACCGTTTGGTGAAAATGCGTTGGGCAGGTAAAGCGCCTGGCAGGTTGCGTCAACAAAAACATTTATTGTATCCGTATCGGTGCATCCGTTTGCATCGGTAACAATAACAATGTAATCGGTGGTTATCAAGGGGCTGGCAGTGGGATCCTGGCAGTTGAGGCAGCTTAATCCTCCCGGAGGAAACCAGTTGTAAGAAATGCCACCGGAAGAATTCAACGGAGCGCCCGAACCAATAGGAATGGTAACATCCGCTCCTGCGTTTGCGGTGGGAAGCGGGTTTACAATCACATTCACATTTGCAGTGTCCGTGCAATTGCCGCTCGTTACAATCACAGAATAACCATTGGAAGAAGTCGGAGTTATGCTAATGGATGCAGTATTTTGAAAGGTGTTCCACAAATAAGTTCCTCCTCCAGAAGCAATGAGCACTGTGCTTTCTCCAACGCACAAATTTGTATTCCCGCTAATTGCAGCATTAGGTGGCGGATCTTGATTTACATTCACCGTATCGCTCATTGAACAACTATTGGCATCCGTTATCGTAACAGAATAATTTCCTTGTGCGAGTCCTGAAGCATTAGCAGTTGTCTGTCCGTTGCTCCAGAGATAAGTATACGGTAAAGTTCCTCCGCTCACAGATGAATTTGCAATTCCATTCGTCATTCCGCAACCGGCAGGCTGTGAAGTAAGATTCGAGAATAATGCTGACGGCTGAGTGATTACAATGTTTGCTGCCATGGTGCATCCGTTGGCATCGGTAACAAGAACCGTATAGGGTTGTGCACTTAATCCCGAAACGGAAGAAGTATTATAATTTCCCGGCACCCAGAAATAAGTGTAGTTCGGACTGCCACCTGCCGCTGATACTGCCGCTGTTCCATTGCTGCCTCCATTGCATGAAACATTTGTGGAGGAAACAGAAGTAGTAAGTGCGGTGGGCTGTGTGATGATAACAGTTTGAGAAGTGGTGCATCCGTTTGCATCGGTGATTGACACGGAATAATTTCCTTGCGAAAGTCCGGTTGCTGTTTGTGTTGCCTGAGAAGACGGAGTCCATAAATACGTAATCGGATTTGTTCCGACAGAAACAGTAACAGTTGCATTACCATTACTGCCGCCAAAACATGAAACATTTGTCTGCAAAGAAATAGTCGCAACAGGAGTCGGATTCACGGTAACACTCATTGAACTTACGCTCGCGCAATTTCCGTTGGATACAATTATGGTGTAGGTGGTGGTTGATGTTGGATTCGCCACAGGATTTGAAATATTCGGATTGGATAATCCAGTTGAAGGAACCCATGAATAAGAACTTCCTCCTGAAGCGTTCAATGATGTGCTGAATCCGAAACAAATACTTGCATTCGGTCCGGCATTCGCAACGGGAACTGGATTCACAAAAATATTCATCGCATCGGTGTTGCTGCATCCGTTGGCATCCGTAACAGTAACCGTATATGTACTATTAGAAGTTGGATTCGCAACAGGATTTGAAATATTTGCGCTGGATAAATTTGTAGCGGGCGTCCACAGATAATTATTTCCTCCCGATGCACTAAGTGTAGTCGAAGTACCCGCGCATATTGTAGCATCTGCTCCGGCATTTGCAGTTGGCAAAGGATTTACTGTTATCAAAATTGCATCTGTATTACTGCATCCATTTGCATCGGTCACTGTAACTGTATACGTAATGGATGCGGTTGGATTTGCAGTTGGATTTGCAATGTTGACGTTAGATAAATTCGTGGCAGGAGACCACACATATGTGTTTCCACCAGATGCGCTGAGAGAAGCAGAACTTCCGATACACATGCTTACATCTGTTCCAGCGTTTGCTGCGGGCAAAGGATTAACGGTGACATTTACAATATCTGTATTCGTGCATCCGTTCGCATCCATCACGGCAAGTGTATAAGTCATAGTCGTAGTTGGAGAAGCAACAGGATTCTGACAAAGCGTGCAACTCAATCCTGCTCCGGAAGGTCCCCATCCGTAATTTATTCCTCCGCTTCCAGAAAGAGAAGTACTGTTACCAATACAAATACTTACATCGTTTCCCGCATTAGCAGTGGGTGGAGCAAAAACAGTAACGGTCATGGTTGTTATGCCCGAAGGAGTTGCACATTCCGTAACATCAAGAGACATGGTATAAGTTCCGGGCGAAGCATAAGAAATTACATAAGGTCCTTGTCCTGAACCGCTAATAACATTTCCGCTTCCGAAATTCCAGGTGTAAGATGCGCTCGAAGAAGCGTTGCCCGTGTATGTGACGGTGGTATTAGTTCCCAAACAGGCAACCGTATCAGCTGTGAATGATGAAGTAGGCGCGCCAGCTGTAACAAAAACTGTTTGTGAAGCAGTGCTGGAGCATGCGTTTCCTCCAACTGTGTTTCCGGTGATGGTAATATTCTGAGTGCCGGTGGTGGAAAAAGTAACTGCGGGAGGAGTGGGTCCCGTGAAAGTTGATGGAGTTGCATTGGGTCCGAAGTTCCATGAATAGGTGATGAATGCGTTGGGCGAATAACAATTAAGCGCAAAGTTTACCGGCTGCCCGGCACAAACTGTATCAGGAGTTGCGGTAAAAGCTACCGGAACTCCAAATGTACAAGTACCGCCAAATGAAAGTCCGAATCCGTTTCCATCATTGCCAGGAATATCCAGGCAGAGAAGATATGTACGCCCGCATTGTGCGTTAAGATATTTACACCAGCCGTCACCGCCTGTTCCTTCTGTAGTGTCAGTGGCAGACATATTCAATCCTGTATTGCTGCCAGTGCATCCATCATCAGCCATAGAACAGCGTAAAGCATTTCCGATACTTCCGCATCCGTTCGTTACATCGAAGAGTGCGAAATTGTAATCACCGCAATCGAAAAAACCAGGAGAAGCGGGGTTGATAGTGAATGTGAGCGTTCCCGCCTGCTGAACAGTGAAGATGTAAAATCCCCAGCGTGTGAGCCCGCCAGTAAAACAGGAATTACTTCCGTTCACCAGATTATTATTTCCGCTGCAACCTGAATTGCAAAGAGAACCTTCGCTGGGCTGGTCAGTGATGTTGCAAACCACTCTTGCAGTAGTGCAATACTGGTGGTTCATCACCACAGGGTTTTTTTGCGCGAAGAGGGCGCAAGAGATTAATGAGAAGAAAAGAACAGTCCCGAGAAAAACGGAATTCGTCCTTTGGCGAATAGATATTTTCATGTTAGAAAATTAAAATGACACCTAAACCCAATTGCATATTGAGTTTTATTCAACAGGGTAAATATAAAAAAGATTTTAGTTTTCGAGATGTAAAGCGCTGATAATTCTCTCCACCGCTCCTTTTCTCTGCATTACAAAGTTTTTGCAGACCATGGAAGCCATCATGAGAATTTTTTCATCCGAGAGAAACAAGTTCATCACTTTCTGAAAATCATTTGTATCCACAATGCTGAATCCTCCGCCCTGTTCAATAATTTCTTTTGCCTCAGGAAATTTATGATGGTTGGGTCCGAAGATGACAGGAGCGCCAAAGGCAACAGCTTCCAGAATGTTATGAATACCGCTTCCAAATCCACCGCCAATGTAAGCGATGTCAGCATATTGATAGAGAGAGGAAAGCATGCCGATGTTATCAATGATAAGAACTTTTGCGTCCTTCAATTTATCCAACGCTGTTGAAACGGGTTCTTTGCTGATTTCGGAAAACCTCAGAATTGTTTTATTGCTGAATTGTTTTATTGTTGATTGGATGCGGGCTTCATTTATTTCATGCGGAGCGATAATTAATTTCAGTATTGGGTAGTAAGTATTGGGTAGTGAGGCTTGATACTTTATACTTGAAACAATTTCTTCATCCTTCTCCCACGTGCTTCCGCAGACAACTACTTTGTTATCTCCTTTAAACATTTCTACCATCTGATTCTTCTTTACAGTAGAAACAGTTTGAGAAACTCTGTCGTAGCGCAAATCACCGCTCACGGACACGTTTAAAATCTTTTGTTCTGAAAGCAGTTTCTGTGAAAAATCATTCTGTACAAAAATATGATTGAAGAACGACAAGACCTTTCGCAGATACTTTCCATACATGCCGATGAACTGTTCCTGGCGGAAATTCGCAGAAACAAGATAAGCCGGAATGTTTCTTTCTTTCAGTTCATGAAGGTAATTATACCAGAAGTCATACTTGACAAAAAACACTTGCGATGGATTTACCATGTCAAGAAATCTTCTCGCATTAGATTTAGTATCAATCGGTAAATAGAAAATAAAATCTGCTCCTTCATAATTCTTTCTAATCTCATATCCCGAAGGAGAAAAAAACGTAATCAATATCTTGATTCTTGATTCTTGATTCTTGATTCTATCAATTAAAGAGCGTGCCTGTTCAAATTCACCGAGGGAAGAACAGTGAAACCATACGAGGGACGGGGGACGAGGGACGAGGGACGAACTAAGAGCAGCATTCAGTTTCCAAAAAACATTTTTTCTTCCGCTTACAAATAATCTTGCTTTGCGATTGAACAACGAGGCAACTTTAACTAAAAAAGAAAAAAGCTGAATGAATATCTGATAGAAGAAAATCACTCGTTAGTGGTAATAAAATTCCTGAGGAGTTTTTTTGTACAGCGGAAGAATCCATCCGATACGGATTCCATTCAGTAAATCTATTCGCTTGTCAGTATCCGCTTTCATCAAATCATAATCATAACTGCGCTGGCTTTTCGTGAATGCCTGCGTGAATTCAAATCCGCCAAAGAAATTTAACATGCGCTTGTTGCCCACATACATGTAGCCGATAAATTCATGCGCGCCTAAACCCGCAGTGAGGCGGTCGTATCCTTTCGGATAAGGATCAACCAATTGTGGCGACTGATGCCCGATGTCATCCATTTTTATTTTATGGCGGAGAAAGACGGGTCCAGCATAAATGATGATACCTGAATTTTTGTTAGGGGAAAGAATCGGAAAAAGTTTTCCGACATGAAGAGAAACGGTGAATCCTCTTTCAAATAACCTTACAACAGAAGGATTGCCATTTTGGTTGATGATGAATCCGCTGGAGGTTTTCAAACTGTCAAGGATTCCATTCTCCTTAATCTGGTCACCGAATAAAAAACTTCCGCTCGCACCAAAAATCAAATTCCTTTTTGTCTTGATGGAAAAATTCAAACCTACATTGGAATTATATCCGAATCGTTTTGCCAAATCTCCCCCTGGAAGTTGAAACGAATATGAAAATTTCACCATCGGAAAAAATAAGGAAGAATCTTTTACGTTCTGAGCAGAAACTGAGAATACAGAATACAGAATACAAAATACAGAATATATTTTCCAATTCTGTTTCATTCGTAATTTGTACATTCGCAACTTAAAACAAATCGGTGTAATCATCATTTAATCTGTGTAATCAGTGGGGGTAAAAGTAAGCAGAAAAATAGAAATGGTTGACTTAGTCAGCCAGTATGAAAACATCAAGGAAGAAGTGGATGCTGCCATAAACGAAGTGATTCAAACTGCCCGCTTCATTAACGGACCAGCCGTAAAAGAATTTCAGACTGACTTAGAAAAATATTTGAGTGTTAGGCACGTGATTCCATGCGCCAACGGAACAGATGCGCTTCAGATTGCGCTCATGGCGCTCGGATTGAAACGAGAAGATGAAGTTATCACATCCAACTTCACTTTTGCCGCTACCGTTGAAGCGATTGCTTTTCTAGGGCTGGTTCCCGTTCTTGTTGATGTAGATGCCGATACATTTAATATAGATGTAAAAGAAATCGAGAAAGCAATCACTTCAAAAACAAAAGCAATTATTCCCGTGCATCTCTTCGGTCAGTGTGCGGACATGGAAGCAATTCAATTGCTTGCAAAAAAGCACAATCTCTATGTGATTGAAGACACTGCGCAGGCAATTGGCGCAGATTATATTTTTTCTAACGGAACGAAAAAGAAAGCAGGCACCATCGGAAACATCGGCACCACTTCTTTCTTCCCTTCAAAAAATCTGGGCGGATACGGTGATGGTGGCGCACTTTGCACGAACGATGATGAACTCGCGAAGAAATGCAGAATGATTGTTAACCATGGGCAGAGCGTTCAATATCACTATGAAATTCTTGGCGTGAATTCCCGCCTGGATTCCATTCAGGCAGCTGTTCTGAAAGTTAAATTAAAATATCTTGACAAGTATGCTGCAGCGCGAAACAAAGCAGCAACTTATTATGATAAAGCATTTGCAGGAAATTCAAAAATAAAAACTCCTGCCCGCTCAAAAAATTCTTCGCATGTTTTTCATCAGTACACATTGACATTGAACGGAGTTGACCGAAATAAATTAAAAGAACACCTTGCATCAAAAGAAATTCCTGCCATGATTTACTACCCTGTTCCTCTCCATTCTCAACCCGCTTACTATCATAAAATAAATGATGGAAGAAAATATACTGTTACAGATAAACTTTGCGCTTCGGTAATTTCTCTGCCAATGCATTCTGAACTTGAAGAAGAAACTTTGAAACATATCACCGATTCGGTTTTAGAATTTACAAAATGAATATAGCAGTAGTTGGAACAGGATACGTTGGGCTTGTTACAGGAACTTGTTTTGCCGAAACAGGCAACAATGTGATTTGCGTTGACATTGACAAAGAAAAAGTAAAACGCCTGCAATGTGGGAATATTCCCATTTACGAACCGCATCTTGAAGGAATATTTCAGCGGAACATAAAATCAAACCGCCTTTCTTTCACTACAAATCTGAAAGATGCAATAGAGAAATCACTTGTAATTTTTCTTGCACTTCCTACCCCGCCTGATGAAAACGGTTCTGCGGATTTAACGCATGTGCTTGATGTTGCGAATCAACTTGGCAAACTCATTAAAGAGTATAAAGTTGTGGTAAATAAAAGCACTGTGCCTGTCGGCACTGCTGAACTTGTCCGCAAAGCAATTGCAAAGAATTGCTCCGAAGGAGTCCATTCGGACAAAACTGATTTTGATGTGGTGAGTAATCCTGAATTTCTGCGCGAAGGATTTGCAGTAGATGATTTTATGAAGCCCGACCGCGTGGTTGTCGGCACCTCTTCCGAACGCGCTAAAAAAGTGATGGAAGATTTGTATAAGCCATTTGTAAGACAAGGAAATCCGATTTTATTCATGGACGAAAAATCTTCCGAACTCACAAAATATGCCGCCAACTCATTTCTCGCTACAAAAATTTCTTTTATGAATGAGATTGCCAACCTTTGCGAAAAAGTAGGCGCAGATGTGGACAAAGTGAGAATGGGAATCGGCTCAGACGATAGAATAGGAAAACGATTTTTGTTTGCAGGCATCGGCTATGGAGGAAGTTGCTTTCCAAAAGATGTGTTAGCACTGGCGAAATCAGCTGAAGACAATAAATATGATTTCAAAATTCTGAAATCTGTAATGGAAGTGAACAAGAGCCAGCGCGAATTATTTCTGGAAAGAATTAAAAAATATTTTAAGAACAACTTAAAAGGAAAAAAGATTGCTCTGTGGGGGATTGCCTTTAAACCCGATACCGATGATATCCGCGAAGCCCCAGCACTCTATCTCATTGAAGAATTGCTTTCGGCTGGAGCAAAAATTTCTGTCTATGACCCGGAGGCAATGAATAATGTAAAAAAAGTTTATGATAATAAAATCAGTTTCGGAAAAAACCATTATGAAGTTTTGAAAGGCGCTGATGCGTTACTGATTTGCACTGAGTGGGCTGTCTTCCGCACTCCTGATTTTGAAGAAATGAAAAAGCTGATGCAAGGAAAAATAATTTTTGACGGAAGAAATCTTTACAGCAATGAACAAATGAAACAACTTGGATTTATTTATTCGAGCATCGGAAGATAATTTCCTATGGCAAAACTGAATCTAACCCGCTCTCTTGCTTTTTTTGACGTTGAAACTACCGGGTTGAACATAGCATCAGATAGAATTGTAGAAATTTCTATCCTGAAAATATTTCCGCCAGATGGAGGGAAAAAAGAAAGTAAAACTATTCTTATCAATCCAACTATTCCGATTCCGAAAGAAGTGACAAAGATTCACGGCATAAGCGATATGGATGTGGCAGATGCACCTACATTCAAAGATTGTGCGAAAGAACTTTCTGATTTCTTTGGCGATTCTGATTTAGCAGGTTACAACTGCAATTATTTTGACATTCCTCTTTTGATGGAAGAATTTCTCAGAGCGGGAATTGATTTTGACATGAAAGAAAGAAAAATGGTGGATGTGCAGGGCATTTTTCATAAGAAGGAAGAAAGAACTCTTTCAGCTGCTTACAAATTTTACTGCAGCAAATCACTGGAGAACGCTCACAGCGCGGAAGCCGATATTAATGCCACCGCACAAATCCTTGAAGCGCAATTGGAAAAATATTCCGATCTGAAAAACGATGTCGCGTTCCTTCACAATTTTACTTCGCGTTCACGCAGGGTTGATTTTGCAGGAAGATTTGTCTACAACGAAAAAGGAACCATTGTTTTTAATTTTGGAAAACATAACGGTAAATCTGCTGAAGATGTTTTCAGAACCGAACCTTCCTATTATTCATGGATGATGAACGGAGAATTTTCTCTTCACACTAAAAAAGTAATCACGGAAATCTTCGAAAAACGAAATAGTACGAAAAATACGAAAACAAACAGTCAATAATTGCAACGAGTCGATAGATAAAAATACCCAATTAACATCTAACATTTTTCATTTCGTACTTTCGTATAAATTCGTTTTTCGTTGATTTATGAAAATTATCTGCATTGGGCAAAATTATCTGGAGCATATCAAAGAACTTAATTCTGCTATTCCAGACGAACCCGTTTTTTTTCTCAAACCAGATACTGCTCTTCTCCTCGACAATAAACCCTTTTACATTCCTGATTTCTCAAATAACATTCATCACGAAGTGGAAATTGTTTTGAAGATAAGTAAAGTGGGAAAAAACATTGCGAAAGAATTCGCGCATAAATATTACGATGAATTAACTGTAGGAATTGATTTCACTGCGCGCGATATACAAAAAATTCAGAAGACAAAAGGCCTACCCTGGGAAAAAGCAAAAGGGTTTGATGGTTCTGCACCAGTCGGAAGGTTTATTTCAAAAGAAAAACTTTCCCCGTTAAACAATCTGAATTTTCATCTTACTATAAATGGCAAAACAGTACAGAAAGGAAATACAAGCGATTTGCTTTTTCCTTTTGATAAAATAATTTCTTTCATATCTCAATTCATCACTCTTAAAATTGGTGACTTAATTTTCACGGGAACTCCCGTTGGTGTTGGCGCAGTTAATATTGGCGATAAACTGGAAGCATTTCTGGAAGGAGAGAAACTCTTGGCGTTTGATGTGAAGTAAGTTCCATTTGCCTTTAAAAAACAAAGTAAATTTGCTGGATGAAGAATTATATCCAGATGCCTATCGCCTTTTCATTGATCTTTATTTTTTCTATTATTTTTTACGGGCAGAAAATAGATAGTGTAGAAAACAATACAACCAAGACAAATTTTTCAACTCTATATATTTATCATCCTAAAGACATATAAAGCCGATGATCAAATTAGTTGATACGATCCGTGGCGGAATGGAATATGAAGAAATAAGAAAAACCCGGGATTCCTTAAAGGCATTAAAGGCGCTTGATACTATACCAAAAAGAAATACTATTTATGCTGAGCTAGGTGGGCAAGCTGGTATTTACTCACTTAATTATGATCGGATTTTTCGTGTAAACAAAAAAGTAAAAAATTCTGTTTCTTTTGGTTTAGAATTATTTCCATCTAGATATGATTTTATTTTATTTACTCCTGTTTCATATAATTTTTTGTTTGCAAAGAAAAATAGTCACTTAGAATTAGGCATTGGGCTAACTATATTTTCAAATAGATATAAGGTCAATCCAAACACTTACTATACCAGCCCATATATTTCCAATTCAACAATAGGTCGCGGGACAGATTATATTTTATTTGCTTCTCCAAAAATTGGCTATCGCTATCAAAGATTACAAGGAGGAATATTTTTCAAAGTAGCTTTCTCTCCGATAATAAATATTGTTGCATACTATGGAAGTGCTAAATTTAAAAATGAAAGCCAATTCAATCAAACAGGGTCATTCCATTTTTTCGAACCTTTTGGTTCATTGGGTCATGTTTTGCCATGGGCTGGAATAAGTATTGGATATACATTTAATTTTAAGAAACAAAATTAGAGTGTGCTATTCAAAAGCTTCCCGCTCTCAATCAACTTATGCAAAGATTTCTGATAAACTGCTTCTGTCTTTATTAGGTTGACGTGCCCGGAATGATGACAATCGCTTCCTAAAAAATCAATCATATTTTTTTCAATCAGATGCTCTGCCACTTTTTTTGTTTCGTAGGAATAATAACCTGTGAGCGAATTAATATTCAATTGAAACAAAAGTCCTTTCTCTTTTAATTGCTCGTATTTTTCAAACTTGTGGTGCCAGAAATTATATCGTTCAGGATGCGCAAGCACCGGCTTGTATCCACTCGTCAGTAATTTGAAAATTATTTGCTCAAGATTATCCGGTGGATTCAGGAATGAAATCTCAAACAATAAATAATTCCCCGAA
This region includes:
- a CDS encoding gliding motility-associated C-terminal domain-containing protein — encoded protein: MNHQYCTTARVVCNITDQPSEGSLCNSGCSGNNNLVNGSNSCFTGGLTRWGFYIFTVQQAGTLTFTINPASPGFFDCGDYNFALFDVTNGCGSIGNALRCSMADDGCTGSNTGLNMSATDTTEGTGGDGWCKYLNAQCGRTYLLCLDIPGNDGNGFGLSFGGTCTFGVPVAFTATPDTVCAGQPVNFALNCYSPNAFITYSWNFGPNATPSTFTGPTPPAVTFSTTGTQNITITGNTVGGNACSSTASQTVFVTAGAPTSSFTADTVACLGTNTTVTYTGNASSSASYTWNFGSGNVISGSGQGPYVISYASPGTYTMSLDVTECATPSGITTMTVTVFAPPTANAGNDVSICIGNSTSLSGSGGINYGWGPSGAGLSCTLCQNPVASPTTTMTYTLAVMDANGCTNTDIVNVTVNPLPAANAGTDVSMCIGSSASLSASGGNTYVWSPATNLSNVNIANPTANPTASITYTVTVTDANGCSNTDAILITVNPLPTANAGADATICAGTSTTLSASGGNNYLWTPATNLSSANISNPVANPTSNSTYTVTVTDANGCSNTDAMNIFVNPVPVANAGPNASICFGFSTSLNASGGSSYSWVPSTGLSNPNISNPVANPTSTTTYTIIVSNGNCASVSSMSVTVNPTPVATISLQTNVSCFGGSNGNATVTVSVGTNPITYLWTPSSQATQTATGLSQGNYSVSITDANGCTTSQTVIITQPTALTTSVSSTNVSCNGGSNGTAAVSAAGGSPNYTYFWVPGNYNTSSVSGLSAQPYTVLVTDANGCTMAANIVITQPSALFSNLTSQPAGCGMTNGIANSSVSGGTLPYTYLWSNGQTTANASGLAQGNYSVTITDANSCSMSDTVNVNQDPPPNAAISGNTNLCVGESTVLIASGGGTYLWNTFQNTASISITPTSSNGYSVIVTSGNCTDTANVNVIVNPLPTANAGADVTIPIGSGAPLNSSGGISYNWFPPGGLSCLNCQDPTASPLITTDYIVIVTDANGCTDTDTINVFVDATCQALYLPNAFSPNGDGEDDEWRIYINNLACVKDLKISIWDRWGEKVFESTNTDFKWDGSYTRGLLKGEEGSAVFVYRMKAEMISGTKIDRRGNVSVVR
- a CDS encoding 3-deoxy-D-manno-octulosonic acid transferase; this translates as MIFFYQIFIQLFSFLVKVASLFNRKARLFVSGRKNVFWKLNAALSSSLVPRPPSLVWFHCSSLGEFEQARSLIDRIKNQESRIKILITFFSPSGYEIRKNYEGADFIFYLPIDTKSNARRFLDMVNPSQVFFVKYDFWYNYLHELKERNIPAYLVSANFRQEQFIGMYGKYLRKVLSFFNHIFVQNDFSQKLLSEQKILNVSVSGDLRYDRVSQTVSTVKKNQMVEMFKGDNKVVVCGSTWEKDEEIVSSIKYQASLPNTYYPILKLIIAPHEINEARIQSTIKQFSNKTILRFSEISKEPVSTALDKLKDAKVLIIDNIGMLSSLYQYADIAYIGGGFGSGIHNILEAVAFGAPVIFGPNHHKFPEAKEIIEQGGGFSIVDTNDFQKVMNLFLSDEKILMMASMVCKNFVMQRKGAVERIISALHLEN
- a CDS encoding DegT/DnrJ/EryC1/StrS family aminotransferase codes for the protein MVDLVSQYENIKEEVDAAINEVIQTARFINGPAVKEFQTDLEKYLSVRHVIPCANGTDALQIALMALGLKREDEVITSNFTFAATVEAIAFLGLVPVLVDVDADTFNIDVKEIEKAITSKTKAIIPVHLFGQCADMEAIQLLAKKHNLYVIEDTAQAIGADYIFSNGTKKKAGTIGNIGTTSFFPSKNLGGYGDGGALCTNDDELAKKCRMIVNHGQSVQYHYEILGVNSRLDSIQAAVLKVKLKYLDKYAAARNKAATYYDKAFAGNSKIKTPARSKNSSHVFHQYTLTLNGVDRNKLKEHLASKEIPAMIYYPVPLHSQPAYYHKINDGRKYTVTDKLCASVISLPMHSELEEETLKHITDSVLEFTK
- a CDS encoding UDP-glucose/GDP-mannose dehydrogenase family protein; the encoded protein is MNIAVVGTGYVGLVTGTCFAETGNNVICVDIDKEKVKRLQCGNIPIYEPHLEGIFQRNIKSNRLSFTTNLKDAIEKSLVIFLALPTPPDENGSADLTHVLDVANQLGKLIKEYKVVVNKSTVPVGTAELVRKAIAKNCSEGVHSDKTDFDVVSNPEFLREGFAVDDFMKPDRVVVGTSSERAKKVMEDLYKPFVRQGNPILFMDEKSSELTKYAANSFLATKISFMNEIANLCEKVGADVDKVRMGIGSDDRIGKRFLFAGIGYGGSCFPKDVLALAKSAEDNKYDFKILKSVMEVNKSQRELFLERIKKYFKNNLKGKKIALWGIAFKPDTDDIREAPALYLIEELLSAGAKISVYDPEAMNNVKKVYDNKISFGKNHYEVLKGADALLICTEWAVFRTPDFEEMKKLMQGKIIFDGRNLYSNEQMKQLGFIYSSIGR
- a CDS encoding 3'-5' exonuclease, which translates into the protein MAKLNLTRSLAFFDVETTGLNIASDRIVEISILKIFPPDGGKKESKTILINPTIPIPKEVTKIHGISDMDVADAPTFKDCAKELSDFFGDSDLAGYNCNYFDIPLLMEEFLRAGIDFDMKERKMVDVQGIFHKKEERTLSAAYKFYCSKSLENAHSAEADINATAQILEAQLEKYSDLKNDVAFLHNFTSRSRRVDFAGRFVYNEKGTIVFNFGKHNGKSAEDVFRTEPSYYSWMMNGEFSLHTKKVITEIFEKRNSTKNTKTNSQ
- a CDS encoding fumarylacetoacetate hydrolase family protein; this encodes MKIICIGQNYLEHIKELNSAIPDEPVFFLKPDTALLLDNKPFYIPDFSNNIHHEVEIVLKISKVGKNIAKEFAHKYYDELTVGIDFTARDIQKIQKTKGLPWEKAKGFDGSAPVGRFISKEKLSPLNNLNFHLTINGKTVQKGNTSDLLFPFDKIISFISQFITLKIGDLIFTGTPVGVGAVNIGDKLEAFLEGEKLLAFDVK